A single Sandaracinaceae bacterium DNA region contains:
- a CDS encoding ATP-dependent DNA ligase, protein MLLSDIVETSRDVGATRSRKKKQARLAETLRAMSPEEVPVGVSYLSGRLPQGRIGLGWAIFRDLEPGAPASEGRLGLLEVHRRFDELAAVSGAGSTQRRKDLLGAMFAASTEEERHFLTHLVLGELRQGALVGVMVEAVSEATGIDAAKLRRAAMLAGSVPDVATAAMLEGEGALTRFELTLFRPVLPMLASPVDDVDAAMARLGEAAFELKLDGARVQVHKDGDEIRVYSRRLHEVTDRVPEIVEAARLFPARSAILDGEAIALQPDGSPHAFQTTMRRFGRKSKVAEMREKLPLSHLYFDVLHVDGETVLDRPARDRIDALAQAVPDAHQVRRVITADAEEAETFFADAIGGGHEGLMAKGLDEPYAAGSRGFAWLKLKPSHTLDLVVIAVEQGSGRRKGWLSNLHLAARDPSDGTFVMLGKTFKGMTDDMLRWQTERLGALALGREGHVVHVKPELVVEIAFSDVMESPQYPAGLALRFARVKRYREDKSADDAATIDEVRAIHERGHRR, encoded by the coding sequence GTGCTGCTCTCGGACATCGTCGAGACCTCGCGCGACGTCGGCGCCACCCGCTCGCGCAAGAAGAAGCAGGCGCGGCTCGCCGAGACGCTGCGCGCGATGTCGCCCGAAGAGGTGCCCGTCGGCGTCTCCTACCTCTCGGGCCGGCTGCCCCAGGGCCGCATCGGGCTCGGGTGGGCCATCTTCCGGGATCTCGAGCCTGGCGCGCCCGCGTCGGAGGGGCGGCTCGGGCTGCTCGAGGTGCACCGCCGCTTCGACGAGCTGGCGGCGGTGTCGGGCGCTGGCTCGACGCAGCGCCGGAAGGATCTGCTCGGCGCCATGTTCGCGGCGTCGACCGAAGAAGAGAGACACTTCCTGACACACCTCGTGCTCGGCGAGCTGCGCCAGGGAGCGCTCGTCGGCGTGATGGTCGAGGCGGTGAGCGAGGCGACCGGCATCGACGCCGCGAAGCTGCGGCGCGCCGCGATGCTCGCGGGGTCGGTCCCGGACGTGGCCACGGCGGCGATGCTCGAGGGCGAAGGCGCGCTGACGCGCTTCGAGCTGACGCTCTTTCGGCCCGTGCTGCCGATGCTCGCGTCGCCCGTCGACGACGTCGACGCGGCGATGGCGCGCCTGGGCGAGGCGGCGTTCGAGCTCAAGCTCGACGGGGCGCGGGTGCAGGTCCACAAGGACGGAGACGAGATCCGCGTCTACAGCCGGCGGCTCCACGAGGTGACGGACCGGGTGCCGGAGATCGTCGAGGCCGCGCGCCTGTTCCCCGCGCGCTCGGCCATCCTCGACGGCGAGGCGATCGCGCTACAGCCCGACGGCTCACCGCACGCCTTCCAGACCACGATGCGCCGCTTCGGCCGCAAGTCGAAGGTGGCCGAGATGCGGGAGAAGCTGCCGCTGAGCCACCTCTACTTCGACGTGCTGCACGTCGACGGCGAGACGGTGCTCGATCGGCCGGCCCGCGATCGCATCGACGCGCTCGCCCAGGCCGTCCCGGACGCGCACCAGGTCCGACGCGTGATCACCGCCGACGCGGAGGAGGCGGAGACCTTCTTCGCGGACGCGATCGGCGGCGGCCACGAGGGCTTGATGGCGAAGGGCCTCGACGAGCCCTACGCGGCGGGGAGCCGCGGCTTCGCGTGGCTCAAGCTCAAGCCCAGCCACACCCTGGACCTCGTGGTCATCGCGGTCGAGCAGGGCTCGGGGCGCCGGAAGGGCTGGCTGAGCAACCTCCACCTCGCGGCGCGCGATCCGTCGGACGGCACCTTCGTGATGCTGGGCAAGACCTTCAAGGGCATGACCGACGACATGCTGCGGTGGCAGACCGAGCGGCTCGGCGCGCTCGCGCTCGGACGCGAGGGGCACGTCGTGCACGTCAAGCCCGAGCTGGTCGTGGAGATCGCCTTCAGCGACGTCATGGAGAGCCCCCAGTACCCCGCCGGCCTCGCGCTCCGCTTCGCGCGGGTGAAGCGCTACCGCGAGGACAAGTCCGCCGACGACGCGGCCACGATCGACGAGGTCCGCGCCATCCACGAGCGCGGCCACCGGAGATAG